A window of the Isosphaera pallida ATCC 43644 genome harbors these coding sequences:
- a CDS encoding DUF5131 family protein yields MSDHTTIEWTDATWNPVRGCDKISPGCKHCYAETFAERFRGVAGHPYEHGFDLRLVPAKLADPFRWAAPKRVFVNSMSDLFHRDVPLDYIERVCRVMEIANWHTYQVLTKRHERLRELLSGPLNWAGRLPHVWWGVSVEDRQYGLPRIDALRVTPAVVRFLSIEPLLEDLGTLDLAGIHWVIVGGESGPGARPMQPEWVVSIRDQCQRAGVPFFFKQWGGTRKHRTGRLLEGRTWDELPPIQPCRPMPSLPQRRVLSNTLLNPTTGIVAPP; encoded by the coding sequence ATGAGCGACCACACCACCATCGAATGGACTGATGCGACTTGGAACCCTGTCCGGGGTTGCGACAAGATCAGCCCCGGCTGCAAGCATTGCTACGCCGAAACCTTCGCCGAGCGGTTTCGAGGGGTGGCCGGGCATCCCTATGAACACGGGTTTGATCTGCGCTTGGTCCCGGCTAAGCTCGCCGATCCGTTTCGCTGGGCCGCGCCGAAGCGGGTGTTTGTGAACTCGATGAGCGACTTGTTCCACCGCGACGTGCCGCTGGATTACATCGAGCGAGTGTGTCGCGTCATGGAGATTGCCAACTGGCACACGTACCAAGTTCTGACCAAACGCCACGAACGCCTGCGTGAGCTACTAAGCGGTCCGCTCAACTGGGCCGGTCGGCTGCCGCACGTTTGGTGGGGCGTCTCGGTTGAGGACCGCCAATACGGCCTGCCCCGAATCGACGCCCTCCGGGTCACGCCGGCGGTGGTCCGGTTCTTGTCGATCGAGCCTCTCTTGGAGGACTTGGGGACGCTTGACTTGGCCGGCATCCACTGGGTGATTGTCGGTGGCGAAAGCGGGCCTGGCGCGCGGCCGATGCAACCCGAATGGGTGGTGTCGATCCGGGACCAATGCCAACGCGCCGGGGTGCCGTTCTTCTTCAAGCAGTGGGGTGGGACGAGGAAGCATCGGACGGGACGACTGCTCGAAGGTCGCACCTGGGATGAGCTTCCCCCGATTCAACCCTGTCGTCCCATGCCATCTCTGCCCCAACGCCGTGTCCTGAGCAACACGTTGCTCAATCCGACGACGGGAATAGTGGCCCCGCCTTGA
- a CDS encoding SufE family protein, whose product MATVTNALDEIIEELRAADREERIELLLDYARRLPELPPRLAALRDAGHRVEECQSPVYLFVEAVDNRPRLYADAPMEAPSVRGFVALLLEGLRDASFEQIMTLPNDLVQQAGLVEILGLLRVKGLSGVLHRLKREAARVAAEAGVAANTVATAR is encoded by the coding sequence ATGGCCACCGTGACCAACGCCCTGGACGAGATTATAGAGGAATTGCGCGCGGCCGACCGCGAGGAGCGGATCGAACTGCTGCTCGACTACGCGCGGCGGTTGCCCGAATTGCCACCCCGCCTGGCGGCGCTGCGCGACGCGGGTCACCGGGTCGAGGAGTGCCAGTCGCCTGTTTACCTCTTCGTCGAAGCAGTGGACAATCGACCCCGCCTTTACGCCGACGCACCAATGGAAGCTCCCAGCGTGCGCGGCTTCGTCGCGCTGCTGCTGGAAGGTCTACGCGACGCTAGCTTCGAGCAGATCATGACCTTGCCCAACGACTTGGTCCAACAAGCAGGCCTGGTCGAAATCCTGGGACTCCTTCGCGTCAAGGGTCTCTCCGGCGTGTTGCATCGCCTCAAGCGCGAAGCGGCCCGCGTCGCCGCCGAAGCCGGTGTCGCAGCCAACACCGTGGCGACCGCCCGCTGA
- a CDS encoding sulfurtransferase — protein sequence MSSGPADYAHPEVLVSTDWVQNHLADPSVRIVESDEDVLLYDLGHIPGAVKIDWHSDLQDQLIRDYINIPAFEALCSRCGIANDTTVVFYGDKSNWWACYAFWTFQLFGHDRCKVMNGGRKLWIDQGRQLTTAKPSYPPTTYKVTANREAEIRAFRDDVLAHLQAKKPLVDVRSFKEYTGELLHMEEYPQEGSLRGGHIPGARNIPWSLCVREDGTFKSAEELRALFEGEHGLKPQDDIVAYCRIGERSSLTWFVLTHLLGYPRVRNYDGSWTEWGNLVRVPIAKGPE from the coding sequence ATGTCCAGCGGACCCGCTGATTATGCCCATCCTGAGGTTCTGGTCTCCACCGACTGGGTTCAGAACCATCTGGCCGATCCCTCGGTTCGCATCGTCGAAAGCGACGAGGATGTCCTGCTCTACGACCTGGGACATATCCCCGGCGCGGTCAAAATCGACTGGCACAGCGACCTGCAGGACCAGCTAATTCGAGACTACATCAATATCCCCGCCTTTGAGGCACTCTGCTCCCGCTGCGGCATCGCCAACGACACCACCGTGGTCTTCTACGGCGACAAGTCGAACTGGTGGGCCTGCTACGCCTTCTGGACCTTCCAACTCTTCGGCCACGATCGCTGCAAAGTCATGAACGGCGGCCGCAAACTCTGGATCGATCAAGGCCGCCAACTGACCACCGCCAAACCATCCTACCCTCCCACCACCTACAAGGTCACCGCCAACCGCGAGGCCGAGATTCGCGCCTTCCGCGACGATGTATTGGCCCACCTTCAAGCCAAAAAACCCCTGGTGGATGTGCGGAGTTTCAAAGAATATACCGGCGAATTGCTCCACATGGAGGAATACCCCCAGGAAGGTAGCCTGCGCGGCGGACACATCCCAGGCGCTCGGAACATCCCCTGGAGCCTGTGCGTCCGCGAGGACGGCACCTTTAAGTCGGCCGAGGAGCTTCGTGCCCTCTTCGAGGGCGAGCACGGCCTCAAACCCCAAGACGACATCGTGGCTTACTGCCGCATCGGTGAACGCTCCAGCTTGACTTGGTTCGTCCTGACCCACCTGCTGGGATACCCCCGGGTGCGCAACTACGACGGCTCTTGGACCGAGTGGGGGAACCTGGTGCGGGTTCCCATCGCCAAGGGACCCGAATGA
- the sufD gene encoding Fe-S cluster assembly protein SufD, with product MSSIVTRSATGFHADALAAFLEGRDEPSWFGDRRRAAFERFIQTPLPTLRDEEWRRTDLRGLKLDQFGPVAGGPASPSEALSASPAWSTLAETHGAEFGVHHRDGRPATHPASAPELPAGVVFTDLATALKRHPDLIQRHLGHAIDTQADAFALLQSAFVSGGVALYVPQGVKLDHPLFHLIELGPDGRSDFNHTLVILEKGAEATFIQETASTQRPDKTPALHVGAVELFVGERAKLRFVNIQNWDRQTWHFSRERAVVAAEGALQWTVGGLGARLAKVNQDVALAGPRARAQVNGVLFTTGRQHLAYFTRQDHQAPQTTSDLLYKGGLTDHSRLVWKGMIRVEPDAQKTDAYQKNDSLILSPHARSDSIPGLEIEANDVRCTHGATAGPIDPEMLFYCRSRGLGREESVRLIVEGFFANVYDRISLESARATLETVVAQRFAESVGLPADAIAASLAREKA from the coding sequence ATGTCTTCCATCGTCACCCGCTCTGCCACTGGATTCCACGCCGATGCCCTCGCTGCGTTCCTGGAGGGACGCGACGAGCCCTCCTGGTTCGGCGACCGCCGCCGGGCCGCGTTCGAGCGGTTTATCCAGACCCCTCTGCCCACCCTCCGCGACGAGGAGTGGCGACGCACCGATTTGAGGGGCCTCAAGCTCGACCAATTCGGCCCGGTCGCCGGTGGGCCTGCCTCCCCGTCCGAGGCGCTTTCGGCCTCGCCGGCTTGGTCCACCTTGGCGGAGACCCACGGGGCCGAGTTCGGTGTGCATCACCGCGACGGACGCCCCGCCACTCACCCTGCGTCCGCCCCCGAGTTGCCCGCGGGCGTGGTCTTTACCGATCTGGCCACCGCCCTCAAGCGCCACCCCGACCTCATTCAACGCCACCTGGGACACGCCATCGACACCCAGGCCGACGCCTTCGCCCTGCTTCAATCCGCCTTTGTCTCTGGCGGCGTGGCGCTGTACGTTCCCCAAGGCGTCAAGCTCGACCATCCTTTGTTCCACCTGATCGAACTGGGACCGGACGGACGAAGTGACTTCAACCACACCTTGGTGATTCTGGAAAAGGGGGCCGAGGCCACCTTCATCCAAGAGACCGCCTCGACCCAGCGTCCTGACAAGACCCCGGCCCTGCATGTGGGCGCGGTCGAATTGTTCGTGGGCGAACGGGCCAAACTTCGATTTGTGAACATTCAGAACTGGGACCGCCAAACCTGGCACTTCAGCCGAGAACGCGCCGTCGTCGCCGCCGAAGGCGCGCTGCAGTGGACTGTGGGCGGCCTCGGCGCGCGGCTGGCCAAGGTCAACCAAGATGTCGCCCTCGCCGGTCCCCGCGCCCGCGCTCAGGTCAATGGGGTGCTGTTCACCACCGGACGCCAACACCTAGCCTACTTCACCCGCCAGGACCACCAAGCCCCCCAGACCACCAGCGACCTACTCTACAAGGGAGGGTTGACCGACCACTCGCGCCTCGTCTGGAAAGGCATGATCCGAGTCGAACCAGATGCCCAGAAGACCGACGCCTACCAGAAAAACGACAGCCTCATCCTCTCCCCACATGCTCGCTCCGACTCGATTCCGGGTCTGGAAATCGAGGCTAACGACGTGCGCTGCACCCACGGCGCAACCGCCGGTCCCATCGATCCGGAGATGCTATTCTACTGCCGCTCGCGTGGACTGGGTCGAGAGGAGTCGGTTCGGTTGATTGTCGAGGGATTCTTCGCTAACGTGTATGACCGTATCAGTTTGGAGTCGGCCCGCGCGACCCTGGAAACCGTGGTGGCCCAGCGTTTCGCCGAATCGGTCGGCCTGCCCGCCGACGCGATCGCCGCCTCCCTCGCCCGCGAGAAAGCGTAA
- a CDS encoding Rieske (2Fe-2S) protein, which produces MSSSTFIDVADLNDLPPGGHLLVEHDGQSLALFNIDGTVYAIEDLCTHDGGPLVEGEIHGYEVTCSRHGARFDVRTGKALCMPAVEDIRTFPVEIRDGRILVCLDED; this is translated from the coding sequence ATGAGTTCCAGTACATTTATCGATGTCGCCGATTTGAATGACCTGCCGCCTGGGGGACATCTGCTGGTCGAACATGACGGCCAGTCACTTGCTCTGTTCAACATCGACGGCACGGTTTATGCCATCGAGGATCTCTGTACCCACGACGGCGGCCCCCTGGTGGAAGGCGAGATCCACGGTTATGAAGTCACCTGCTCGCGTCATGGCGCGCGGTTTGATGTGCGAACCGGAAAAGCGCTTTGTATGCCGGCGGTGGAGGATATCCGCACCTTCCCCGTCGAGATCCGCGACGGTCGGATCCTGGTGTGCCTCGACGAAGATTGA
- the sufC gene encoding Fe-S cluster assembly ATPase SufC, which yields MSNELRIEDLRVAIEGKEILKGVSLTVRQGEVHALMGPNGSGKSTLSYALMGHPSYEVTGGSVLLNGCNLLEMEADERAKAGLFLAFQYPTAIPGVTVANFLRHAVTNIRHPDRKEGEDLIPMREFRKELRAVMDELGIDPEFARRYLNDGFSGGEKKRAEVLQLAMLKPAFAILDETDSGLDIDAVRLVSEGVNRVVQREGTGVLVITHYQRILNYIKPQFVHILLGGRIVERGGPELVEILERDGYDWVRAKHPVEAREAEELEAAHAGADSF from the coding sequence ATGTCCAACGAGTTGCGGATCGAAGACCTGCGCGTCGCCATCGAAGGTAAGGAAATCCTCAAGGGTGTGAGCCTGACAGTACGTCAAGGCGAGGTCCACGCCCTGATGGGCCCCAACGGTTCGGGCAAAAGTACCTTGAGCTACGCCCTGATGGGGCACCCCAGCTATGAGGTGACCGGCGGCTCGGTGTTGCTCAACGGCTGCAACCTGTTGGAGATGGAGGCCGACGAGCGAGCCAAGGCTGGGTTGTTCTTGGCGTTTCAGTATCCCACGGCGATCCCCGGCGTGACCGTGGCCAACTTCCTGCGGCATGCTGTCACCAACATCCGCCACCCCGACCGCAAGGAGGGCGAGGATCTCATCCCGATGCGCGAGTTCCGCAAGGAACTGCGCGCAGTGATGGACGAACTGGGGATCGACCCCGAGTTTGCCCGCCGCTACCTCAACGACGGCTTCTCCGGCGGCGAGAAGAAGCGGGCTGAGGTATTGCAACTGGCAATGCTCAAACCGGCCTTCGCCATTCTGGACGAAACCGACTCGGGCCTGGACATCGACGCGGTGCGTCTGGTCTCCGAAGGGGTCAACCGGGTTGTCCAGCGCGAGGGGACCGGAGTGTTGGTGATCACCCACTACCAACGCATTCTCAACTACATCAAGCCCCAATTCGTCCATATCCTGCTGGGCGGCCGAATCGTCGAACGCGGCGGTCCTGAACTCGTCGAGATTCTGGAGCGCGACGGCTACGACTGGGTGCGTGCCAAGCATCCAGTCGAGGCCCGCGAGGCCGAGGAGCTCGAAGCGGCCCACGCTGGCGCGGACTCGTTCTGA
- a CDS encoding helix-turn-helix transcriptional regulator encodes MSDSSDRAILDLLRRRGSLTIEELIRELGITATAVRHRLNKLMGEGLIEKTIERGGRGRPRHVYQASAEAQRTLGQNYGDLAKVLWEVVRADVADPKLRGLLFRAIIERLADHYRAFVPDRGDLDRRMSDLRSLLAVQGVEVEVIAEAVGGSDLPVLRQHSCPYHDLAEADPVICALERKIFEKVLGHGLTLRQSRQGAHRVCEFVPKSEVRGEAGAPVPSSCGSSPTLNEDAPLQLHHPADVAEESKRETPPDPTRPQLPRGRSRARSRADSSQVKTSA; translated from the coding sequence ATGTCCGACTCGTCCGACCGCGCGATTCTCGATTTGTTGCGTCGGCGAGGCTCGCTGACGATCGAGGAACTTATCCGGGAGTTGGGGATCACCGCCACGGCGGTGCGTCATCGGCTCAACAAGCTGATGGGCGAGGGTTTGATCGAGAAAACGATCGAACGCGGCGGCCGCGGTCGTCCGCGCCACGTTTATCAAGCCAGCGCCGAGGCGCAACGGACTTTGGGTCAGAACTACGGCGACCTTGCCAAAGTTCTGTGGGAAGTGGTGCGGGCCGACGTGGCCGATCCCAAGCTGCGTGGACTGTTGTTCCGGGCAATTATTGAGCGTCTGGCCGACCATTACCGCGCTTTCGTGCCCGACCGGGGCGATCTGGATCGACGGATGAGCGACCTTCGGTCGTTGCTCGCGGTCCAGGGGGTCGAGGTCGAGGTGATTGCCGAGGCGGTCGGCGGCTCGGATTTGCCGGTGCTTCGGCAACACTCTTGTCCCTACCATGATCTGGCGGAAGCCGACCCGGTCATCTGCGCATTGGAACGCAAGATCTTCGAGAAGGTGCTGGGTCATGGTTTGACGTTGCGTCAATCGCGTCAAGGGGCACATCGCGTTTGCGAATTCGTGCCCAAAAGCGAGGTCCGCGGCGAAGCGGGGGCTCCGGTTCCCTCATCGTGCGGTTCCTCCCCCACTTTGAATGAAGATGCTCCTCTTCAATTACATCACCCCGCCGACGTCGCGGAGGAGTCGAAACGCGAAACGCCGCCCGACCCCACAAGGCCCCAACTGCCGCGTGGTCGTTCCCGGGCCCGGTCGCGTGCCGACTCTTCACAGGTCAAAACCTCAGCTTGA
- a CDS encoding DUF1559 family PulG-like putative transporter, whose protein sequence is MSFSRNRDSRSGFTLIELLVVIAIIAVLIALLLPAVQSAREAARRAQCVNNLKQLGLAMHNYHDQMGTFPIGRMGSGYNYAPLPGQRRTWAFSIMPFFEQTAVFNSINFSWQFFQAPNHTAIRISYAVFQCPSDTPALQETDQPWARSKGNYVVNWGNTHFWQDEPNRGAQGGNPYVGGPALGGPINAPVPGGPVLFGGAPFRGNLSIGINAITDGTSNTLLVGEVIQGQNRTGGYAPGNYDHRGDIFNDGGMCLMFMAYTTPNSRIPDQMGTNPAFCGDPALRNPPCITGNFPGFVAARSRHPGGVNASMADGSVRFFKDTVNLFVWRALSTTQGAEVISADAL, encoded by the coding sequence ATGTCTTTTTCTCGTAACCGAGACTCCCGGTCCGGTTTTACCCTCATCGAACTCCTGGTCGTCATCGCCATCATCGCGGTGCTGATCGCGTTGTTGCTGCCAGCGGTGCAGTCGGCGCGGGAAGCCGCTCGACGCGCTCAGTGCGTCAACAATCTCAAACAACTCGGCTTGGCTATGCACAACTATCACGACCAGATGGGAACCTTCCCGATCGGTCGCATGGGCTCGGGCTACAATTATGCCCCCCTACCCGGCCAACGCCGAACCTGGGCCTTCAGCATTATGCCCTTCTTTGAACAGACCGCCGTGTTCAACTCGATCAATTTCAGCTGGCAGTTCTTCCAGGCCCCCAACCACACCGCAATCCGCATCTCATACGCGGTTTTCCAGTGCCCCAGCGACACCCCCGCCCTCCAGGAAACCGACCAACCTTGGGCACGTTCAAAGGGGAATTATGTGGTCAACTGGGGTAACACCCACTTCTGGCAAGATGAACCGAACCGTGGAGCGCAAGGCGGCAACCCCTACGTGGGCGGGCCGGCGCTCGGGGGTCCCATCAATGCGCCGGTACCTGGTGGTCCAGTGCTGTTCGGCGGCGCTCCGTTCCGCGGCAACCTATCCATCGGCATCAACGCCATCACCGACGGCACCTCCAACACCCTGCTGGTCGGCGAGGTCATCCAAGGTCAGAACCGCACCGGCGGCTATGCGCCCGGGAACTATGACCACCGCGGCGACATTTTCAACGACGGTGGCATGTGCCTGATGTTCATGGCCTACACCACCCCCAACTCGCGGATTCCCGACCAAATGGGCACCAATCCCGCTTTCTGCGGCGATCCGGCGTTGCGTAACCCTCCCTGTATCACGGGGAACTTCCCCGGCTTCGTCGCCGCCCGCAGCCGTCACCCTGGCGGCGTCAACGCGAGCATGGCCGACGGATCGGTGCGATTCTTCAAGGACACTGTGAATCTCTTCGTCTGGCGTGCCTTGAGCACCACCCAGGGGGCTGAAGTCATCAGCGCCGACGCTTTGTAA
- a CDS encoding metal-sulfur cluster assembly factor, which yields MPLPDQDTIIDALKTVTDPELGVNIVDLGLVYTIQAREEEGEIDVEMTLTSPACPAGPQILRDATDALENLEGVSKANVRLVMSPPWSMERMTDDARDQLGIF from the coding sequence ATGCCACTGCCCGATCAGGATACGATTATCGACGCCCTCAAGACGGTCACGGACCCGGAACTGGGTGTGAACATCGTGGATCTTGGTTTGGTCTACACCATCCAGGCCCGCGAGGAGGAAGGTGAGATCGACGTGGAAATGACCTTGACCTCGCCCGCCTGCCCCGCCGGTCCCCAGATCCTCCGCGACGCCACCGACGCCTTGGAAAACCTCGAAGGCGTCTCCAAAGCCAACGTGCGTTTGGTGATGTCCCCCCCTTGGTCGATGGAGCGAATGACCGACGACGCCCGCGACCAATTGGGGATCTTCTAA
- the sufB gene encoding Fe-S cluster assembly protein SufB: MSTDLDLASQVAGINESYKYGFRDSEDHYAFKSGKGLTEETVHQISEMKNEPDWMREFRLKSLAAFRAKPLPTWGGDLSELDFDDIHYFVKATDRQGKSWDDVPAEIKNTFDRLGIPEAERKFLAGVGAQYESEVVYHSLREDLAAKGVIFVDTDTAVRDYPDLVREYFGTIIPYTDNKFAALNSAVWSGGSFVYIPAGVKVDIPLQAYFRINAENMGQFERTLIIVEEGAQVHYVEGCTAPIYTSESLHSAVVEIIVKKGGRCRYTTIQNWANNIYNLVTKRAVAQEDALMEWVDGNLGSRLTMKYPAVYLTGPGARGEILSIAFAGKGQHQDAGGKVVHAAPHTSSRIISKSISKDGGRSSYRGLLKVVDGAKGSKSNVVCDALILDPRSRSDTYPTIEIDEEDAKIGHEASVSKIGEEQLFYLMSRGLSEAEASTLIVSGFIEPLVKELPMEYAVEMNKLIELQMEGSVG, from the coding sequence ATGTCCACCGATCTCGATCTCGCCAGTCAGGTTGCCGGTATCAACGAAAGTTACAAGTACGGGTTCCGCGACAGCGAAGACCATTACGCCTTCAAGTCGGGCAAAGGTCTCACCGAGGAGACGGTCCACCAAATCTCCGAGATGAAGAACGAGCCGGACTGGATGCGCGAGTTCCGGCTCAAGAGCCTAGCCGCCTTCCGGGCGAAGCCGCTGCCCACCTGGGGCGGCGACCTGTCGGAACTCGACTTCGACGACATTCACTACTTCGTCAAGGCAACCGACCGCCAAGGCAAGAGCTGGGACGACGTGCCCGCCGAAATCAAGAACACTTTCGACCGTCTGGGCATCCCCGAAGCCGAACGCAAGTTCCTGGCGGGCGTCGGAGCCCAGTACGAATCCGAGGTGGTCTACCATTCGCTGCGCGAGGACCTGGCCGCCAAGGGAGTCATCTTCGTTGACACCGACACCGCGGTTCGGGACTATCCTGACCTGGTCCGCGAATACTTCGGGACGATCATCCCCTACACCGACAACAAGTTCGCCGCGCTCAATTCGGCGGTCTGGTCAGGTGGATCATTTGTGTACATCCCGGCTGGCGTCAAGGTAGACATTCCGCTTCAGGCCTACTTCCGGATCAACGCCGAGAACATGGGCCAGTTCGAACGGACCCTCATCATCGTCGAGGAAGGAGCCCAGGTCCACTACGTCGAGGGCTGCACTGCGCCAATCTACACCTCCGAATCGCTGCACTCGGCGGTGGTGGAGATTATCGTCAAGAAGGGCGGGCGGTGCCGCTACACCACGATCCAGAACTGGGCCAACAACATTTACAACTTGGTCACCAAGCGGGCTGTGGCGCAGGAGGACGCCCTGATGGAGTGGGTGGACGGCAACCTCGGCAGCCGCTTGACCATGAAATACCCTGCCGTCTACCTGACGGGTCCCGGCGCGCGGGGCGAGATTCTCTCAATCGCCTTCGCGGGCAAGGGCCAGCATCAGGACGCCGGCGGTAAGGTGGTTCACGCCGCGCCCCACACCTCCTCGCGGATCATCTCCAAGAGCATCAGCAAGGACGGCGGACGCTCCAGCTATCGCGGATTGCTCAAGGTGGTGGACGGAGCCAAGGGATCCAAGAGCAACGTGGTCTGCGATGCCCTGATCCTCGACCCCCGCAGCCGCTCCGACACCTATCCCACGATCGAGATCGACGAGGAAGACGCCAAGATCGGCCACGAAGCCAGTGTCTCCAAGATCGGCGAGGAGCAGCTGTTCTACCTGATGAGCCGAGGCCTCTCCGAAGCGGAAGCCTCAACCTTGATCGTGAGCGGCTTCATCGAGCCCTTGGTCAAGGAACTGCCGATGGAATACGCCGTTGAGATGAACAAGCTCATCGAACTTCAGATGGAAGGCTCGGTGGGTTAA
- a CDS encoding 6-phosphofructokinase, with protein sequence MNLGILTGGGDCPGLNAVIRAVVQRVHQAGFSTLGILEGWKGLIQDATLPLTPDRTDGLIGQGGTILGSSRTNPFKDADRDLPRLLENLKRHRLDGLIVVGGDDTLGVAHRLKRDHDVAVVGVPKTIDNDLNVTEFTFGFDTAVNIVMEAIDRLRTTAESHRRVMVVETMGRQTGWIAAFAGIAVGADYILVPEVPADLDHCCDVLTRRRAQGKHHGIVVVSEGVQLLHSGLISQYDELDSFGHPRPTGIGPLIARIIEDLTNIETRAVILGHLQRGGAPTASDRILATRMGLAAADLALHHHFGRLVALHQGRIVDVPLDQSVTEIRKLDPSYYEAASAFFR encoded by the coding sequence ATGAATCTCGGCATCCTCACCGGCGGCGGTGACTGTCCCGGACTCAACGCCGTCATCCGCGCGGTCGTCCAGCGCGTTCATCAGGCCGGTTTCTCAACGCTGGGTATCCTCGAAGGCTGGAAAGGTCTCATCCAGGACGCCACCCTGCCCCTCACCCCCGACCGCACCGACGGCCTGATCGGTCAAGGCGGAACCATCCTGGGCTCCTCGCGCACCAACCCCTTCAAAGACGCCGACCGCGACCTGCCCCGCCTCCTGGAAAACCTCAAACGCCACCGCCTGGACGGACTCATCGTCGTCGGCGGCGACGACACCCTGGGCGTGGCCCATCGCCTTAAACGCGACCACGACGTGGCCGTCGTGGGCGTGCCCAAGACCATCGACAACGACCTGAATGTGACGGAGTTCACCTTCGGATTCGACACGGCGGTCAATATCGTGATGGAGGCGATCGACCGACTGCGCACCACCGCCGAAAGCCATCGCCGAGTCATGGTGGTCGAGACCATGGGCCGTCAAACCGGCTGGATCGCCGCGTTCGCCGGCATCGCCGTCGGAGCCGACTACATCCTGGTCCCTGAAGTCCCCGCCGACCTCGACCACTGCTGCGACGTGCTGACCCGCCGTCGCGCCCAGGGCAAACACCACGGAATCGTGGTCGTTTCCGAAGGGGTCCAGCTTCTCCATAGCGGCCTGATCTCGCAGTACGACGAACTCGACTCCTTCGGCCATCCCCGGCCCACCGGAATCGGCCCCCTTATCGCCCGGATCATCGAAGACCTCACCAACATCGAAACACGCGCGGTCATCCTGGGACACCTCCAACGCGGCGGCGCGCCAACCGCTTCGGACCGCATCCTCGCCACCCGGATGGGACTTGCAGCCGCCGACCTGGCGCTGCATCATCACTTCGGCCGACTCGTAGCCCTCCACCAAGGTCGGATCGTCGATGTGCCGCTCGACCAGTCCGTCACCGAGATCCGCAAACTCGACCCAAGTTATTACGAGGCCGCGTCCGCCTTCTTTCGGTGA